The Dioscorea cayenensis subsp. rotundata cultivar TDr96_F1 chromosome 8, TDr96_F1_v2_PseudoChromosome.rev07_lg8_w22 25.fasta, whole genome shotgun sequence genome segment TTACTTTTATAACATAAcggtttgcatttttttttttttaatcatgagtAATTGGGTTTGGTTGGATTGGATATTTGGATGTGGAAAAAATGTTGACTTTTTATgaaatgatgatttaaaaattaagccAATGAGGTTTGAATCCTTTTGATCCCCTTTATTGAACTGTGcatcattttaattttgttttatattgttttcttaCCCTACTTTTGTGAATATTGGTTCATTTTTGTATTGGTTTGGTATATCAATATGGGAACTTCTCATTGTGCATAAAGTTTCAAATCTGTATCACTGTTGTAGTTTTATGATGTTTGCATTTGTTGTACTCTCTATTTTCTGGTGATTGTTGAGCAGTGTATTGAGAATAATAGCAGTGATGATATTGGGGTGCAAAGGATGGTTGATTTTGAAAAAGAGTTTATTGTGATAAAATTAAGCATTTGAATTTGATTGAAATCTgtgaaatttgttatttttctgtGCTTAGACAATTTGCTGTAATGGTAGATTTTGAACAAGAAtttgaagtataacacaattaACCATTTTCATTTGATTGTAAATTGTCAAATTTTCTGTGTTATATGCTCAGACAATTTGGAATTGTAGATTTTGAGAAAGGTTTcaaaatttgatataattgaCCATTTGTATTTGATTGAAATGTGTCAAATTTACTATGGTTGATTATGCACACTGAAAATCTACGGATGGGGTGGTAGCAAGTGGTGACCTAGTTCAACAATTAGGAGACAAGAGGCCAAAGAGTAGGGTCAAATAGAAGTGTTTTTGAGAGAATCCACTTTGTATTTTGTGAGCAATTGGTGTTCATCCTTTTGCCAATACTTTATATCAATACATCTCCAATTGGTGGAGTGGCGACATCATGATAAATTTTTGTACAATGATCCATTGAAGTTATTGTAGTATATGGTAATGTTTTTTATGCTAATTAATGATTCATaccattttaaataatttaacatCAGTTTTCCGTTATGTCAAATATTGAAGTCatgtaatttcttttttgtattttagataAAACTTATGATAAGATTATTTTAACCTATTCACTATGGTTTGCTTGCTTTCAATACATTCAATGTGCCATCGAAATAGAGGTAGTGACTTAACCAAGTGACTATGTGGCATCGTCTTGAGAGGGTCTTTAAAATTCTCAATTAATAATAGGGCACCAGAATTTATTGTGTGGATGAGGAGATAAAAAGATTTCATTGTCTTTGTTTCAAGGCTTGTGCATCTTCCTGTTTCCGATACCTCTATTTTTCTCTGCATTTGATTCAATTTTAGCAGGGCAATGTTTCAAGAGCGAGGAAATGAGTCTTCACTTTTCTTCTTAAGTTTCATATTGTCACTAACTGTTTGTTGTTTTCATGGCTTGGATGCTAGATACCGTGCTGTTACAAGTGCATACTACAGAGGAGCGGTAGGAGCAATGCTCGTCTATGACATTACCAAGCGCCAGTCTTTCGATCATGTGGCAAGATGGCTAGACGAGCTACGAAGTCATGCTGACAAGAACATTGTCATTATGCTCATTGGCAACAAATCTGATCTAGGGACACTTCGAGCAGTCCCTACAGAAGATGCAAAGGAATTCGCGCAACGTGAAAACCTTTTCTTTATGGAGACGTCTGCGCTTGAGGCTACAAATGTCGAGACCGCCTTTATTACTGCACTTACTGAGATCTACCGAATTATAAGCAAAAAATCTCTCATTGCCAACGGTGACCAAGATGGTAACTCCGGCGTTCCTAAGGGGACCAAGATTGTTGTCCCCCGTCAGGAACCAACTGTTGCGGCCAGTTCCTCTTGTTGTATGTCGACATAAGCTTCTTCGCCGAGGTTTTGTCTGTTCAAagtggtgttgttgttgttgtttttttttttgcatatatttgtttcattggaTTTCAATTCTTCTgcatttgaattaaattatatgTGATTGATTTAAAGAGCATTAAAGAGTAGAGATATGCAGTTAGGGCAAAAATAAGTTCAAGGTGAGTGTAGTTCGCTCACATGAATTTTGTagtaatattgaaaaaaaactcTGTTGTTGTTTGTTGCTTACCTTGAGATATTCACTGCATTTGCATAGgcttttatgtgtgtgtgtgtgtgtgtgtgtgttttacaTACATACCCTTGCAAAAATCTGAATTACACATATATCCCCTTATAGTTTGTCAATATGAGATATGTATATGAGCCCGTGCAGGACAAGTAATATTTGCTTATTTAActttataaatcatttttatttatttatataccattcggactttttttttgtgtaaaacaaaaataaaagaagggaatacaaattaatatcaatctatattttcataaaatttataaaatggtctttttataaacaaataaaaaggtaTCATAAAGATACATAAGCAAACATGATCTTTTGCATTCTATTCTTTTGACCAAATCGTTTGTCGTGCGAGTACAATAATTATTTAGATACATTTTTTTTGacataaattaacatataaataatgataactcaaaatataaaaaagaagctTATACAAAAAAGTGTACCTGGCATATTAAATGTTTAAGTGACTATATAATTATGTAGATCTTTAGGGTTTCGTAGATGatgagaaataagaaaaatggaGTTTGAGAGGGACAAATAGAATtaaggtatatatatagagagagagagagcaaataGGGTGGTTGGATGTTATTATGTTGATCCAATGACTATACCGACATccatagatttcaaatctacaTAAGTCAGGGTTCTTatataaaaagtagaagaatattttatatatttgtgtcTATTTGTTTATGataatagataattaattagattttagaatgtatttatttatttatttatttgcatttctCAGCGCCCATTTAGGGTGTATATATAACTGTTGATTTTAGAGATAATATTAATCCTATTACAATAAGCTATTTTTTTCGCAAGTCAAAAATgtctaattttaatatatattttttatttttcgtcatgaaaataaacattttgcttatatataataacaataaattagtCACAaatcttatttaaaaatgattttaagtaGTTTTTAAAATCAACCCTAACATTAAAGATGacagattttcaaatatttttaaaaaattaacaattataGACAGTTTTTGAAATCTGCCTCCAAGATAAACAAACAATTTTTAGAACCTATCCATAAAAGCACTTTAAATTACAgacattttttattaaaaaaaatacaaaatacttACAAATTAAAGACCTATTTTAATATCTACCAAAAAATAATCTATGTTTACATCACAAAAATAGATTTATTCAAGTATATTCCTATTTGATCCTTTAAACATCcataaagggtaattttgtaattttatatatataaaattaatttactaaaaaaatttgaaaaaaataagcaatCCATAATTAGCggctttaataataaataaatattacaattttggtaccctaatttttttttaaagttttcacATTAATAGCGCACGTGCATCCAATTGAGGTTAAAACTGTAATTTCATGTTGGCCGCCAGTAgtgaaaatttgaagttttgaaaCTAGTTACCATTCCATCATCTATCAAGCCCTATAAAATTCGAAACCCTTGTTTCCATCTCGAATCTCAATGCAGTCCACCCGATCCCCATTTCCACTCCAAGAACCCCAGCGCTCAAGAATCCGAGACGAAGAACCCCTGATCCGCAGgtaatttgagaaaattttccCTAAAATCGCATGTCctgtttgttttttcttgattttctagCCTTTTTTTTGCGATTTTTTGATGGTTTTTGTGCGGATTTAGGTAGGAGACGATGCCGGAGTTGAAGGAATGGATGGTGAGGGTTGGGAAAGTGGAGGATGGCGTGTGGATGAGGAGGGGAGCAAGTCCTCGGTCGCCGATGGTGATCGCGGTGGATAACAAGGAGAACTTGCCCCCTTGGAGGAGTGCTCGTCGCCGGAGGAGCCCGCTTCCGGCCTGGTACCCTCGTACTCCGCTCAGGGACATCACCGTCATCGTTCGTGTAAGATCGTTGgttctttatttcctttttcttttctagaGATCTGTGAATGTTTTTAGTGGATTCAAAAGTAAGTatcttggaaaaaaaatttaattttttggattatttttctGCTGTTTTCTTTGAAATGCTTATAGGTCTGTATGTTTTTTTCtggtttttaatgaattttaggTTTAT includes the following:
- the LOC120267435 gene encoding ras-related protein RGP1-like — protein: MTSSYSELNQRIDYVFKVVLIGDSAVGKSQLLARFSRNEFSLDSKATIGVEFQTRTLAIDQKTVKAQIWDTAGQERYRAVTSAYYRGAVGAMLVYDITKRQSFDHVARWLDELRSHADKNIVIMLIGNKSDLGTLRAVPTEDAKEFAQRENLFFMETSALEATNVETAFITALTEIYRIISKKSLIANGDQDGNSGVPKGTKIVVPRQEPTVAASSSCCMST